One Hordeum vulgare subsp. vulgare chromosome 4H, MorexV3_pseudomolecules_assembly, whole genome shotgun sequence DNA window includes the following coding sequences:
- the LOC123450025 gene encoding L-gulonolactone oxidase 5-like, whose protein sequence is MYMHGSLARLMSISTYRTCPYTNIFHHLRPCIASKQAITCVEYSPAALYCTSTEAGMSSFLPAAFVLILLLSPAGSSPPSDSVSCARGTSDCILANVYGSFPDHTACHAADAAFPTTEAELLAAVAAAAAAKRKVKAAPRHSHSFPKLACPGGRDGTIISTARLNRTVSVDAARGLMTVEGGMVLRDLIRDAAAAGLALPHSPYWYGVTIGGLLATGAHGSSLWGKGSAVHEYVVGMRIVTPAPASQGFAVVRVLGAQHPDLDAAKVSLGVLGVVSQVTLELQPMFKRSVTFLERDDSDLAAEVAVWGHQHEFGDMTWLPRLGKVIYREDDRVHVSSPGDGLNDYIGFRSFPTIGLFIARVAEEHLQEDSTGNDMARCLAAGVLPPAFQSRAYGFTNDGSSFTGYPVVGYQHRMQASGGCVDGKERNNNNLLLLSSSCPWDPRVRSLFFYNSGFSVALSKAPALVADMQRLRDLNPRAMCSLDAKMGVLIRYVGASSAYLGKTEDSVEFDFTYYRSHVHGRPRAHSDVIDELEQMALRKYGAVPHWGKNRNFAFHGAAGKHAKASEFLRVKERYDPDGIFSSEWSDQVLGVDGSPNIAHKGCAIDGLCICSHDSHCAPEQGYFCRPGKVYTEARVCSSFVQPTPHRDHRHDL, encoded by the exons ATGTATATGCATGGGTCGCTTGCACGATTAATGTCGATATCGACATATCGTACGTGCCCATATACTAACATTTTTCACCATTTAAGgccttgcattgcatccaagcaaGCAATAACATGCGTAGAGTACTCTCCAGCAGCGCTGTACTGTACGTCGACGGAAGCTGGTATGTCGTCCTTCCTTCCGGCGGCTTTTGTCCTGATCCTCCTCCTGAGCCCCGCCGGCTCCAGCCCTCCGTCGGACTCGGTATCCTGCGCGCGGGGCACGTCCGACTGCATCCTCGCCAACGTCTACGGCTCCTTCCCGGACCACACCGCCTGCCATGCGGCCGACGCCGCGTTCCCAACCACCGAGGCGGAGCTGCTGGCCGCCGTGGCGGCCGCCGCGGCGGCCAAGCGCAAGGTGAAGGCGGCCCCCAGGCACTCCCACAGCTTCCCCAAGCTGGCCTGCCCGGGCGGCCGCGACGGCACCATCATCAGCACGGCGCGGCTCAACAGGACGGTCAGCGTCGACGCCGCCAGGGGGCTGATGACCGTGGAGGGCGGCATGGTGCTCCGGGACCTCATCCGCGACGCCGCAGCCGCGGGGCTCGCGCTGCCGCACTCGCCCTACTGGTACGGCGTCACCATCGGGGGCCTGCTGGCCACGGGCGCGCACGGCAGCTCGCTGTGGGGGAAGGGCAGCGCCGTGCACGAGTATGTGGTCGGGATGAGGATCGTCACGCCGGCGCCGGCCAGCCAGGGGTTCGCCGTGGTCAGGGTCCTCGGCGCCCAACACCCGGACCTGGACGCGGCCAAGGTCTCCCTCGGCGTCCTCGGCGTCGTCTCCCAG GTTACTCTAGAGTTGCAGCCGATGTTCAAGCGGTCCGTGACGTTCCTGGAGCGCGACGACTCCGACTTGGCGGCTGAGGTGGCCGTGTGGGGCCATCAGCACGAGTTCGGCGACATGACATGGCTGCCACGACTGGGCAAGGTGATCTACCGCGAGGACGACCGCGTCCACGTCTCGTCGCCCGGCGACGGCCTCAACGACTACATTGGCTTCCGCTCCTTCCCGACGATCGGCCTCTTCATCGCAAGAGTCGCGGAGGAGCACCTGCAGGAGGACAGCACCGGCAACGACATGGcacgctgcctggccgccggggtGCTGCCGCCGGCGTTCCAGTCGCGGGCGTACGGCTTCACCAACGACGGCTCCTCATTCACGGGATACCCGGTGGTCGGGTACCAGCACCGCATGCAGGCGTCCGGCGGGTGCGTCGACGGCAAGGAGAGGAATAATAATAACCTGctgctcctctcctcctcctgccCGTGGGACCCGCGCGTCCGGAGCCTCTTCTTCTACAACTCCGGCTTCAGCGTCGCCCTCTCCAAAGCTCCGGCGCTGGTCGCCGACATGCAGCGCCTCCGCGACCTCAACCCGCGAGCCATGTGCAGCCTCGACGCCAAGATGGGCGTGCTCATCCGCTACGTCGGGGCCTCCTCCGCCTACCTCGGCAAGACGGAGGACTCGGTCGAATTCGACTTCACCTACTACCGGAGCCACGTCCATGGCAGGCCGCGAGCGCACTCCGACGTCATCGACGAGCTGGAGCAGATGGCTCTGCGCAAGTACGGCGCCGTCCCGCACTGGGGCAAGAACCGCAACTTCGCCTTCCATGGCGCCGCCGGCAAGCATGCCAAGGCCAGTGAGTTCCTCAGGGTGAAGGAGAGGTACGACCCGGACGGGATCTTCTCTAGTGAGTGGAGCGATCAGGTGCTCGGCGTCGATGGGAGCCCCAACATCGCCCACAAGGGTTGCGCCATTGACGGGCTCTGCATCTGCTCTCACGACTCGCATTGCGCGCCGGAACAAGGATATTTCTGCAGGCCCGGAAAGGTGTACACGGAGGCGAGGGTTTGCTCGTCGTTCGTCCAACCCACCCCACATCGCGACCACCGCCATGATTTATGA
- the LOC123450027 gene encoding protein HLB1-like, translated as MPDMEESAQPKPADPSDPELPNGAGDTEAPVTEPPAAAPEAAEEEEEDAVAAEEVPERSAPSKDAGTNADGWRPYTMGELLGEAAEAAAGRSDSADGNGPGSATPERSSQDSLQLSTHHDVAMDLINSVTGVDEEGRSRQRILTFAAKRYISAIERNPEDPDAYYNWALVLQESADNVDPNSDSSKDSLLEEACKKYAEATRLCPTLYDAYYNWAIAIADRAKMRGRTKEAEELWQQAIRNYDKAVQLSWNSPQALNNWGLGLQELSAIVPAKDKQTIIKTAISKFRSAIQLQFDFHRAIYNLGTVLYGLAEDTSRSGGPDISPNDLYSQSAIYVAAAHALKPNYSVYRSALRLVRSMLPLPYLKVGYLTAPPADDPIAPHKHWERSQFILNHAELQQVNASESAAVKPNALVEKAKRFIKVDVADIVSVSTCSDLTLPPGAGLCINTTHGPMFLVADTWESLDGWLDAIRLVYTIFARGKSDVLAGIITG; from the exons ATGCCGGACATGGAGGAGTCCGCTCAGCCCAAGCCCGCCGACCCCTCCGACCCGGAGCTCCCCAACGGCGCCGGGGACACGGAGGCGCCCGTCACCGAGCCGCCTGCCGCCGCGCCggaggcagcagaggaggaggaggaggatgcggtGGCTGCGGAGGAGGTCCCGGAGAGATCAGCGCCGTCCAAGGACGCGGGGACGAACGCGGACGGCTGGCGGCCCTACACCATGGGGGAGCTGCTCGGGGAGGCCGCCGAGGCCGCCGCCGGGAGATCCGACTCCGCCGACGGGAATGGCCCCGGATCCGCCACGCCCGAGCGCTCCAG CCAGGACAGCCTGCAACTCTCAACCCATCATGATGTTGCCATGGACTTGATAAATAGTGTCACTGGGGTTGATGAGGAAGGTCGCTCTCGCCAACGTATTCTTACCTTTGCAGCCAAAAG ATATATTAGCGCCATTGAAAGAAATCCAGAAGACCCTGATGCATATTATAACTGGGCCCTAGTTCTCCAG GAAAGTGCAGATAATGTGGATCCTAACTCTGATTCTTCAAAAGATTCATTACTTGAGGAGGCTTGCAAGAAGTATGCTGAAGCTACACGACTTTGCCCAACACTGTATGAT GCATATTACAATTGGGCTATCGCTATCGCTGATCGGGCCAAAATGCGGGGGCGTACCAAAGAGGCTGAAGAACTCTGGCAGCAG GCTATAAGGAACTACGACAAGGCAGTCCAGTTAAGCTGGAACAGCCCCCAG GCTCTCAACAACTGGGGCCTTGGACTACAG GAATTGAGTGCGATTGTTCCTGCTAAAGACAAGCAAACAATCATAAAAACAGCTATAAGTAAG TTCCGTTCTGCCATCCAGTTGCAGTTTGACTTCCACCGGGCTATTTACAACCTCGGAACTGTCCTG TATGGCTTGGCTGAGGATACCTCGAGATCTGGGGGTCCTGATATCTCTCCAAATGACCTGTATAGTCAGTCTGCTATTTATGTTGCAGCTGCTCATGCATTGAAGCCAAATTATTCG GTTTATCGCAGTGCTCTACGGTTAGTCCGCTCAATG CTGCCTTTGCCATATTTGAAAGTGGGATATTTGACTGCTCCTCCGGCAGACGACCCCATTGCACCACATAAACATTGGGAGAGGTCACAGTTCATCTTAAACCATGCGGAACTACAGCAG GTCAATGCTTCCGAAAGCGCTGCTGTCAAACCAAACGCGCTCGTGGAGAAAGCCAAAAGGTTTATCAAGGTAGACGTTGCGGACATAGTTTCAGTGTCCACGTGCTCCGATCTAACGCTGCCGCCTGGTGCTGGCCTCTGTATAAACACAACTCATGGGCCCATGTTCTTG GTTGCTGATACCTGGGAGTCTCTTGATGGTTGGCTAGACGCGATACGTCTTGTGTACACCATTTTCGCAAGGGGGAAGAGCGATGTCCTGGCGGGCATCATCACCGGCTGA